The Parambassis ranga chromosome 19, fParRan2.1, whole genome shotgun sequence genome contains a region encoding:
- the prr33 gene encoding neurofilament heavy polypeptide, protein MAVAYTTVTPPGLLSQQYPPPLLPKPGKDNLRLQKLLKRTAKKKASAQASQSATSFRSNLSPVNEASPDLEHSDHFTPPRTPETPPSLYSYQPPPRFTVRPLYQHVPSPYPQRAVYGRAARMSPQTVAIPSYSYTQHVTTVSAYSGSAQLTGITQVTQMSAPAVWMASSVPEATVPAAEMKKPQAGLRPTTAVTTPQTKPSSPGPTSYPTAGGQALIRPLTVLTPLVKPKSPRPTFKATEPSKSPKPMFDVPQIRMYTASTSYYETSRTPPVYDTAGLTAIGSMVPQGKTASETKQDVFDMRRGTTPTAENNATTAPAAEVKRATPTSEVRRATPTSEVKRATPTSEVKRATPTSEVKRATPTSEVKRATPTSEVKRATSTAEVKRATPTAEVKRATPTSEVKRATPTSEVKRATLTPEVKRATLTPEVKRATPTAEVKRATPTSEVKRATPTSEVKRATPTSNYEFQTSRTTAGRPRTPAYRVMRATTPVFEISRPNPLLFAVSPVTVESERSLQTPSAASASSASQSVKAAEPHEIMVNGDIQQSDMKPAAKPVQPSITKSRSEPDLRRGTTAPIGSQRTPLLVPTTPGTTFQRSKTPTYEATRLMATMPAYKRPRTPTHGSSPVGFQRPKTPTQVSQKSAYRGLTPAEYAAHGGIKTYTPAYGISGSMISTQEEAEGQKELSEQSIAPAPEPCVKSETPKDVDKPLRDEKVAIAASVPVIVVTQASDSSGMILPREMSTDSGQAAAKQEPALIPETPKSKPPPAEKQKVEVEDTKPKTKTPEVKCPAPKSADQDPLKAVRKLLGKTQVQAPEPKAATETKTEVSKPKEPLASTKSSKPDSAAPPLPVKVPAAETGTDDKAKDKKAGLASEAKPSVEKKEGDKPLPAAEPLLKAMLKPKGASKTSGWSRLKKHMVVEQEEPKFPETGSQKEATEPGPIEAKKPDVKAEDQPRTEDETESKDAPKATKMWDAVLFQMFSSKENIMHQIELNKSEEEKKQETKGETTEIPSFAYRLPVLLFSPKFDAKRLKEAASRPVTKISTVFEMGLIGRKGKEEEPKDFNRTAKGFAAT, encoded by the coding sequence ATGGCTGTCGCTTACACTACTGTAACCCCACCGGGCCTGCTCTCCCAGCAGTACCCCCCGCCCCTGCTACCAAAGCCTGGAAAGGACAACCTTCGGCTCCAGAAGCTTCTCAAGAGGACCGCTAAGAAAAAGGCCTCCGCTCAGGCATCGCAGTCTGCCACGTCGTTTCGCTCTAACCTTTCCCCTGTCAATGAAGCAAGCCCTGACCTCGAGCACAGCGACCACTTCACCCCTCCACGGACTCCAGAGACGCCTCCCAGCCTCTACAGCTATCAGCCACCACCGCGGTTCACCGTCAGACCGCTGTATCAGCATGTGCCTTCTCCTTACCCACAACGTGCAGTTTACGGTAGAGCAGCTAGGATGTCCCCCCAGACAGTCGCTATCCCTTCATACTCCTACACGCAGCATGTCACCACCGTTTCTGCATATTCTGGGTCAGCACAGCTTACTGGCATCACCCAAGTTACCCAGATGTCTGCGCCTGCAGTGTGGATGGCTTCCTCTGTGCCTGAGGCCACAGTACCAGCTGCTGAAATGAAAAAGCCTCAAGCTGGTCTAAGACCAACCACAGCTGTCACAACCCCACAGACAAAACCATCAAGTCCAGGGCCAACTTCATATCCAACAGCAGGAGGCCAAGCTTTGATCCGGCCTCTCACCGTGTTGACCCCGCTTGTCAAACCCAAAAGTCCACGTccaacatttaaagcaacagAACCTTCAAAATCGCCCAAACCGATGTTTGATGTCCCTCAGATTAGGATGTACACAGCAAGCACGTCGTATTACGAAACATCCAGGACGCCACCAGTGTACGACACAGCTGGATTAACTGCTATTGGCAGCATGGTGCCTCAGGGTAAAACAGCATCAGAAACCAAACAGGATGTGTTTGATATGAGAAGAGGAACCACGCCAACAGCAGAGAATAATGCAAccacagctccagcagctgaagtCAAGAGGGCCACTCCAACATCTGAAGTCAGGAGGGCCACTCCAACTTCTGAAGTCAAGAGGGCCACTCCAACATCTGAAGTCAAGAGGGCCACTCCAACATCTGAGGTTAAAAGGGCCACTCCAACATCTGAAGTCAAGAGGGCCACTCCAACATCTGAAGTCAAGAGGGCCACTTCAACAGCTGAAGTCAAGAGGGCCACTCCAACAGCTGAAGTCAAGAGGGCCACTCCAACATCTGAAGTCAAGAGAGCCACTCCAACATCTGAAGTCAAAAGGGCCACTCTAACACCTGAAGTCAAAAGGGCCACTCTAACACCTGAAGTCAAAAGGGCCACTCCAACAGCTGAGGTCAAAAGGGCCACTCCAACATCTGAAGTCAAAAGGGCCACTCCAACATCTGAAGTCAAAAGGGCCACTCCAACATCAAATTATGAGTTCCAGACCTCAAGAACCACTGCAGGACGGCCTAGAACTCCAGCATACCGTGTGATGCGGGCTACAACACCTGTCTTTGAAATCTCAAGACCCAACCCTCTCCTCTTTGCTGTGTCGCCAGTCACGGTAGAGTCAGAGAGGTCTCTCCAAACACCTTCTGCTGCGAGCGCTTCCTCTGCTTCCCAAAGCGTGAAGGCAGCAGAACCTCATGAAATAATGGTGAACGGGGACATTCAGCAGTCTGACATGAAACCTGCAGCTAAACCAGTACAACCAAGTATTACAAAGTCAAGGTCAGAGCCTGACCTAAGGAGGGGAACAACTGCCCCCATTGGCTCTCAAAGAACTCCATTATTAGTACCAACGACACCAGGAACCACCTTTCAAAGGTCTAAGACTCCAACATATGAGGCAACCCGACTTATGGCCACAATGCCTGCCTATAAAAGACCAAGGACACCTACACATGGGTCATCACCTGTAGGCTTTCAAAGACCCAAGACCCCAACTCAAGTGTCTCAAAAGTCTGCCTATCGTGGACTGACACCTGCCGAGTATGCTGCTCATGGTGGAATCAAAACGTACACACCAGCTTATGGTATCTCGGGTTCAATGATTTCAACTCAAGAGGAGGCTGAAGGTCAAAAAGAGCTATCAGAACAAAGTATAGCACCAGCCCCAGAACCATGTGTGAAAAGTGAAACACCCAAAGATGTAGATAAACCTCTGAGGGATGAGAAAGTTGCCATAGCCGCTTCTGTCCCTGTGATTGTTGTTACACAAGCTTCTGACTCCTCAGGAATGATCCTACCAAGAGAGATGAGTACAGATTCTGGTCAGGCTGCTGCGAAACAAGAACCGGCTCTGATTCCAGAAACACCAAAGTCAAAGCCTCCaccggcagagaaacagaaGGTGGAAGTTGAAGATACCAAACCAAAGACAAAGACTCCTGAAGTCAAATGTCCTGCACCCAAAAGTGCTGACCAAGATCCCCTGAAGGCAGTAAGGAAACTCTTAGGCAAGACTCAAGTGCAGGCTCCTGAGCCGAAAGCTGcaactgagacaaaaacagaagtctCTAAACCAAAAGAACCCTTGGCTTCTACCAAAAGCTCAAAGCCAGACTCTGCCGCACCTCCTCTGCCTGTAAAAGTACCTGCTGCAGAAACAGGAACTGATGACAAAGCTAAAGATAAGAAAGCAGGATTAGCCTCAGAAGCTAAACCTTCAGTTGAGAAAAAGGAAGGCGACAAACCCCTTCCAGCAGCTGAGCCCCTGCTGAAGGCCATGCTAAAGCCAAAGGGAGCGTCTAAAACGAGCGGCTGGTCCCGGCTTAAGAAGCACATGGTGGTGGAGCAGGAAGAGCCCAAATTTCCAGAGACAGGCTCTCAGAAGGAGGCCACTGAGCCGGGCCCGATTGAGGCTAAAAAGCCAGACGTGAAGGCCGAAGACCAGCCACGCACAGAGGACGAGACAGAAAGCAAAGACGCTCCCAAAGCAACGAAGATGTGGGACGCAGTCCTCTTCCAAATGTTTTCCTCTAAAGAGAACATTATGCACCAGATCGAGTTAAACaagagtgaggaggagaagaagcaggagaCGAAGGGTGAGACGACAGAGATACCGTCGTTTGCATACCGGctgcctgtgctgctgtttaGTCCAAAGTTTGACGCAAAAAGGCTGAAAGAGGCGGCGTCCAGGCCGGTCACGAAAATCTCTACTGTGTTTGAAATGGGTCTGATCGGGCGGAAAGGCAAAGAAGAGGAACCAAAAGACTTTAACAGAACAGCAAAAGGGTTCGCTGCTACTTAA